The following coding sequences lie in one Oscillatoria salina IIICB1 genomic window:
- the tilS gene encoding tRNA lysidine(34) synthetase TilS, translated as MTQSTSWTLLHARLHQTLRQRKLLPPQKRVLVAVSGGQDSLCLLKLLLDLQPKWLWDLAIAHCDHGWATDFGIAAHVGELAQTWQIPFYLQSTTQLKETEAAARQWRYQALSEIAGEHNFAIVVTGHTQSDRAETLLYNLIRGTGADGLQALSWQRDLTPLVRLVRPLLNFSRGETGEFCQQFALPVWQDAANQNLNYARNRLRSQVIPSLKAEFNPQVETAIAQTAELLRADVEYLESCARELFEQAQIPQQLGLNLACLRQAPLALQRRVMRQLLKKVLQRTPNYEQIEQLTQLINAPNRSRTSSLPGGAIAEVENDSIVFRFICQ; from the coding sequence ATGACTCAAAGCACTAGCTGGACACTTCTCCACGCAAGGCTACATCAAACCTTGCGCCAAAGAAAACTATTACCTCCACAAAAGCGAGTTTTAGTAGCTGTTTCTGGCGGTCAAGATTCTTTGTGCTTGTTGAAACTTTTGCTAGACTTACAACCTAAGTGGTTGTGGGATTTAGCGATCGCTCATTGCGATCACGGTTGGGCTACTGATTTTGGTATTGCTGCTCATGTCGGGGAATTAGCACAAACTTGGCAAATTCCTTTTTATCTTCAAAGTACGACTCAACTCAAGGAAACCGAAGCGGCTGCTCGTCAGTGGCGCTATCAAGCTCTAAGCGAAATTGCTGGAGAACATAACTTTGCGATCGTCGTGACAGGTCATACTCAAAGCGATCGCGCGGAAACTTTGCTCTATAATTTGATTCGAGGTACTGGTGCGGATGGTTTACAAGCGCTCTCTTGGCAACGGGATTTAACGCCACTTGTACGTTTGGTGCGTCCTTTACTGAATTTTTCTCGTGGTGAAACTGGGGAATTTTGTCAGCAATTTGCTTTACCAGTTTGGCAAGATGCGGCTAATCAAAATCTTAACTATGCGCGCAACCGTCTGCGATCGCAGGTGATTCCTTCTTTAAAAGCTGAATTTAACCCGCAAGTAGAAACAGCGATCGCCCAAACTGCGGAACTTTTGCGAGCTGATGTGGAATATCTCGAATCTTGCGCTCGCGAGCTTTTTGAACAAGCACAAATTCCTCAACAACTCGGATTAAATCTTGCTTGCTTGCGTCAAGCTCCCCTAGCTTTACAACGCCGTGTCATGCGTCAACTGCTAAAAAAAGTTCTCCAGCGAACGCCTAACTACGAGCAAATTGAACAACTAACCCAATTAATTAACGCTCCCAACCGCTCTCGCACCTCCTCTCTACCGGGAGGGGCGATCGCTGAAGTTGAGAATGATTCAATCGTATTTCGCTTTATTTGTCAATAG
- the hmpF gene encoding pilus motility taxis protein HmpF → MLYLAEVRKQSKGFIGGSKTELKLLACERNDQTWSSIQGEETIASEEASSFENGALVIVNLSGNRQVQGVPEPAGNRLVGLLQKFSRELEKSKGQEEEIETWKQSLTYQSQELSRREMELEAELDRLEQAKEEVERLEEQRQEIESTREEAEKLREEFERKSQELEGAWAHLRGEQEKLAALQSEVQQSAGLSEEDTATIKELLNYLDSVVAPTDVLREQIDRALLAFNSYQELIDNYSQQLEQEKTLAQQRQAEVEQQSEKIKEITGVLQEEEASLAQGKIELQLQHKAIEMKRSSVQIIKRSLQATEQLYESISQLGTDPAENKIAQTVDVEVLESMPLEELQEQVDKLQQDLDNLQRFVDDQEEELKLQRDTVEELKEKLNNASVYDAPAIEQELADEEERKGMLSETLVGQRRSLGERQVILNQHLRVLRRRQGIIEPDRDNQDIDLRPVLNRLEEQQQEQEENLQKLEGEIEQMQANISQAEEMVEQQTSRNEAKRQELQQLESSYQEARLAVAKLWGQVHLYEESLQPARESLNQLQQELESIASTVSKVQQNGEYQIQAISQMHEAIDSLHSAPEMAAG, encoded by the coding sequence GTGCTATATCTCGCAGAAGTAAGAAAGCAGAGTAAAGGCTTTATCGGCGGCTCGAAGACGGAATTAAAACTTTTGGCTTGTGAGCGCAATGACCAGACTTGGAGTTCTATCCAAGGTGAGGAAACGATCGCTTCGGAGGAAGCAAGTAGCTTTGAGAATGGCGCTCTGGTAATTGTGAATTTGAGTGGAAATAGACAAGTTCAGGGGGTGCCGGAACCAGCAGGGAATAGATTGGTTGGGCTGTTGCAAAAGTTCTCGCGGGAATTGGAAAAGTCTAAGGGTCAAGAAGAGGAAATTGAGACTTGGAAGCAGTCTTTGACTTATCAAAGTCAGGAGCTTAGTCGTCGGGAAATGGAGTTGGAAGCTGAGTTGGACCGGCTCGAACAGGCGAAGGAAGAAGTTGAACGTCTCGAAGAACAACGTCAGGAAATTGAAAGTACTCGTGAGGAAGCAGAAAAACTTCGCGAGGAGTTTGAGCGTAAAAGTCAGGAACTTGAAGGTGCTTGGGCGCATTTGCGTGGAGAACAAGAAAAGTTGGCGGCGCTTCAAAGTGAAGTTCAGCAGTCTGCTGGTTTAAGTGAAGAGGATACTGCCACGATTAAGGAATTGTTGAATTATCTTGATTCGGTGGTGGCTCCTACGGATGTGCTACGAGAACAAATCGATCGCGCTTTGCTGGCTTTTAATAGTTACCAAGAACTGATCGATAATTATTCTCAGCAACTAGAGCAAGAAAAAACTTTAGCTCAACAAAGACAAGCTGAGGTGGAGCAGCAGTCAGAAAAAATTAAGGAGATTACAGGTGTTTTACAGGAGGAGGAAGCTTCTTTAGCACAAGGGAAAATAGAGTTGCAGTTGCAGCATAAGGCGATTGAAATGAAGCGTTCTTCGGTGCAGATAATTAAGCGATCGCTACAAGCAACTGAGCAACTTTATGAGTCTATTTCTCAGTTGGGTACAGATCCCGCAGAAAATAAGATTGCTCAAACTGTAGATGTGGAGGTGTTGGAAAGTATGCCTCTGGAAGAGTTACAGGAGCAGGTGGATAAGTTACAACAGGATTTGGATAATCTTCAGCGTTTTGTTGATGACCAGGAAGAAGAACTTAAGTTACAACGCGATACGGTTGAGGAACTCAAAGAAAAGCTCAACAATGCTAGTGTTTATGATGCTCCGGCGATCGAACAAGAACTTGCTGATGAGGAAGAAAGAAAGGGAATGTTGTCTGAAACGCTGGTAGGTCAACGGCGTAGTTTGGGAGAGCGACAGGTAATTTTAAATCAACACTTGCGGGTATTGCGGCGGCGACAAGGGATTATTGAACCCGATCGCGATAATCAAGATATTGACCTGCGACCAGTTTTAAATCGCCTGGAAGAACAACAACAGGAACAAGAGGAGAATTTGCAAAAGCTGGAAGGTGAAATTGAGCAGATGCAAGCTAATATTTCTCAAGCTGAGGAGATGGTTGAGCAGCAGACTAGTCGCAATGAAGCTAAACGTCAGGAACTTCAACAGTTGGAGTCAAGTTATCAGGAAGCACGGTTAGCGGTGGCTAAACTCTGGGGTCAGGTGCATCTTTATGAAGAAAGTTTACAACCTGCTCGGGAGAGCTTGAATCAATTGCAACAGGAGCTAGAATCGATCGCGTCAACGGTTTCTAAGGTTCAACAAAATGGGGAATATCAAATTCAGGCTATTTCCCAAATGCACGAAGCAATTGATAGTTTACATTCTGCTCCGGAAATGGCAGCAGGTTAA
- a CDS encoding response regulator gives MQGNLNEIDIRSILQLIELGQRTGELFVEAYRERPSNQISSDRSTERLILDNSVLAEESKQAEQFWFVFFVNGQIIYAADSSNSNLSRLRDYLRRYKVENALTELQSNPAIASTNAPEYAYLWLLLENHLIDPKQGRSIIHSMANETLFDLLSISQGSFIFESAPPLAPQLTTIEIAPLVTKIMKQVQQWKQFYPLIQSPEQYPVIGDRVKLREALGENAYKNLYYWADGKTTLRQLSRYLNRDLLIIARAIYPYLQKGWVQMLSPNFYSDLAQQQLALPKQTTRLPRVVCIDDEVTVGMTVEELLQGQGYEVHVISDPIQALSQVFQIKPDLIFCDLAMPELDGYEICAMLRKSTAFRHTPIIMLTGKEGFIDRVKARMVGSTDYLTKPFGKSELLMLLEKYIGMGTGRDLNQNRDSQANGIETWGERQDNSNTSTATA, from the coding sequence ATGCAGGGAAATTTAAACGAAATTGACATCCGCAGCATCCTGCAACTGATCGAATTAGGTCAGCGAACAGGCGAACTATTCGTAGAAGCTTATCGAGAACGTCCCAGCAATCAGATTAGTAGCGATCGCTCCACTGAGCGACTGATCCTCGATAATTCCGTTTTAGCAGAGGAATCCAAACAAGCCGAGCAATTTTGGTTTGTCTTTTTTGTCAACGGGCAAATTATTTACGCTGCCGACAGTAGTAACAGTAATTTATCCCGTTTGCGTGACTATCTACGTCGCTACAAAGTAGAAAACGCCCTCACTGAACTACAAAGCAACCCAGCAATTGCCTCGACAAATGCGCCAGAATATGCTTACTTGTGGCTACTATTGGAAAATCATCTAATCGACCCCAAACAGGGACGGAGTATCATTCACAGTATGGCAAATGAAACCCTCTTTGACCTTTTGAGCATTAGCCAAGGCTCATTTATCTTTGAAAGCGCTCCTCCCCTAGCACCTCAATTAACTACCATAGAAATAGCACCGCTAGTAACTAAAATCATGAAACAGGTGCAGCAATGGAAGCAATTTTATCCTCTAATCCAATCACCAGAACAATATCCGGTAATTGGCGATCGCGTTAAATTACGAGAAGCTTTAGGAGAAAACGCTTATAAAAACTTATATTACTGGGCAGATGGCAAAACGACCTTGCGGCAGTTATCGCGCTATCTCAATCGGGATCTGCTGATTATTGCCAGAGCAATTTATCCTTATTTGCAAAAAGGTTGGGTGCAAATGCTTAGTCCTAATTTTTACTCAGATCTTGCCCAACAACAACTAGCCTTACCCAAGCAAACAACCCGCTTACCTCGTGTAGTCTGTATCGACGACGAGGTGACAGTGGGAATGACCGTTGAAGAACTCCTTCAAGGACAAGGATACGAAGTTCATGTCATCAGCGATCCGATCCAAGCTCTGAGTCAAGTTTTTCAAATTAAGCCCGACCTAATTTTTTGCGATCTGGCAATGCCAGAATTAGATGGTTACGAAATTTGCGCTATGCTGCGAAAATCAACAGCATTTCGCCATACCCCCATTATTATGCTGACAGGCAAAGAAGGATTTATTGACCGAGTCAAAGCAAGAATGGTAGGTTCAACTGACTATCTTACTAAGCCATTTGGAAAAAGCGAGTTATTGATGTTATTAGAGAAATATATTGGTATGGGGACTGGCAGAGACTTAAACCAGAACCGAGATTCCCAAGCTAACGGAATCGAAACCTGGGGAGAGCGTCAAGACAACAGCAACACATCCACAGCAACAGCATGA
- a CDS encoding response regulator transcription factor has protein sequence MSIVLVVEDSLAQRQMISDLLKGSGLKVAVASDGVEALEHIQKSSPPDLVVLDIVMPRMNGYEVCRRLKNDPKTQNVPVVMCSSKGEEFDRYWGMKQGADAYIAKPFQPTELIGTVKQLLRG, from the coding sequence ATGAGTATAGTTTTAGTTGTAGAAGACAGCCTAGCACAAAGGCAAATGATCTCAGACCTCCTCAAAGGTAGTGGTTTGAAGGTCGCTGTCGCCAGCGATGGCGTAGAAGCTTTAGAGCATATTCAAAAATCTAGCCCTCCTGACTTGGTAGTGTTGGATATTGTCATGCCGAGAATGAATGGTTACGAGGTTTGTCGTCGTTTGAAAAATGACCCAAAAACGCAAAACGTTCCTGTGGTGATGTGTTCTTCTAAAGGTGAAGAATTCGATCGCTACTGGGGTATGAAACAGGGTGCAGATGCTTATATCGCTAAACCTTTTCAACCAACAGAGTTGATTGGTACGGTCAAACAGCTACTGAGAGGGTAA
- a CDS encoding chemotaxis protein CheW — protein sequence MEASENYFSGNGQEISSDIQELEAPEGQLHLRFFVPSGDEFALPAMGIREVIQQPPDRIAPIPNASPLLLGTINFRGQVIWVADLGQFLGEDLALNTERPEIPVIAVEDQETILGLAIEAIGDIDWLDVDQLQMQSNVPDRMAQFVKGEWVLNKEEASEGLSAPKYLRLLDQIAILRSARWAA from the coding sequence ATGGAGGCAAGTGAAAACTATTTCAGTGGCAATGGTCAAGAAATATCGTCGGATATCCAAGAACTGGAAGCTCCAGAAGGTCAACTACATTTGAGGTTTTTCGTTCCTTCAGGAGATGAGTTTGCTCTGCCAGCAATGGGTATCAGAGAGGTGATCCAACAACCTCCAGACCGGATCGCGCCTATTCCTAATGCTTCTCCATTGCTGTTAGGAACGATTAATTTCCGAGGTCAGGTGATTTGGGTCGCAGATCTGGGTCAGTTTTTGGGAGAGGATCTGGCGTTAAATACAGAACGACCGGAAATTCCGGTAATTGCAGTTGAGGATCAAGAAACTATCTTAGGATTAGCCATAGAAGCCATTGGGGATATTGATTGGCTGGATGTAGACCAACTCCAGATGCAAAGCAATGTTCCCGATCGCATGGCTCAATTTGTCAAAGGTGAGTGGGTGTTAAATAAGGAAGAAGCAAGCGAGGGTTTGTCTGCACCAAAATATCTTCGTCTACTAGACCAAATCGCGATCCTGCGATCGGCACGGTGGGCAGCATGA
- a CDS encoding methyl-accepting chemotaxis protein — MTSGTDYAQEYGRAEKAYLTGKYPEAAEIIDRLASEYPEDVNVVLLRGHIYCYGFQDYEVAQQQYEKVLELTQEPMLCDYAHQGMETIRQLLDEASNEDFGDVSGEELEDFDVPEPEEDFVGGTEEQHWQELEELDSDRDLDLASLDFDEETSSEEDYLPQEEATRLNSEPFANPFAAEISSDLRSDLSAQEDEDYQDPFAVDSAAIDSSWESSQEFALDSDDFPESDEDSFPLSEEASPGGEFLPDSDTDRDSEGATFVIPPKQQSQKNLAQEHFSEEENQDWQMSPEAEFNPDWDEEIEELEPESSHDRDFQETLLMASGDLEDGFATDEEDYHYFSEGDSEPTEPLGVNSAFVEEEDNLADYSSQNGSAVRDDYDIEENYSTYRQSNSQDLNYSDLDEKATASDLPNSTGDFLEEFEVFNDDLDSISDFDSEIGDLNIDGAEEDFALDSEIKHSKDLSVESKDEPRVSSKEEMFSIGDTAASVTTNFTPPPTPASYEANVEVEQGSLAAFENAPLKKKTWLQAGAAGIVSAIAVAFVSWAAQSLAPENAERAAIAHLRRTGILMTLAAGGASFGTTLFLGRLATKQVLRTTEDLQNQFNTVSQGNLNAKATVYSEDELGQIASGFNQMARVILTTMTEAQRKADEQEQAKEDLQRQVIRLLDDVEGAARGDLTVQAEVTADVLGAVADAFNLTIQNLREIVRQVTQVAREVNKGASNSEAFARGLSSDALRQAEELAVTLNSVQMMTDLIQRVADNAREAEEVARSASSTAKKGGEAVERTVAGILQIRETVAETARKVKRLAESSQEIAKIVAVISAIASRTNLLALNASIEAARAGEAGKGFAIVADEVRQLADRSAKALKDIEKIVLQIQVETGSVMTAMEEGTQQVIDGTKRAEQAKRALDDIVQVNNRIDALVRSITADTVEQTETSRAVAQVMQSVELTAQETSQEAQRVSSALQNLASMARDLLAGVERFRVEGTEEK; from the coding sequence ATGACATCAGGTACAGATTACGCACAAGAGTACGGTAGGGCGGAGAAGGCATATCTAACAGGTAAATACCCAGAAGCGGCGGAAATTATTGACCGTTTGGCTTCTGAATATCCGGAAGATGTAAATGTGGTGCTGCTGCGGGGACATATTTACTGTTATGGTTTCCAAGATTATGAAGTCGCACAACAGCAATATGAAAAGGTTCTCGAATTAACTCAAGAACCAATGCTGTGCGATTATGCTCATCAAGGAATGGAAACAATTCGACAATTACTTGATGAGGCATCGAATGAAGATTTTGGTGATGTCTCTGGGGAAGAGTTAGAAGATTTCGATGTTCCTGAACCAGAAGAAGATTTTGTGGGAGGTACGGAAGAGCAACATTGGCAGGAATTAGAAGAGTTGGATAGCGATCGCGATCTGGATCTAGCTAGTTTGGATTTCGATGAGGAGACTTCGTCCGAGGAAGATTACTTGCCCCAAGAGGAAGCGACGCGCCTTAACAGTGAACCTTTTGCCAATCCTTTTGCCGCAGAGATTAGTAGCGATCTGCGGTCGGATTTGTCCGCACAAGAAGATGAAGATTATCAAGATCCTTTTGCTGTCGATTCTGCGGCAATTGATTCTAGTTGGGAAAGTAGCCAAGAGTTCGCTCTTGATAGCGATGATTTTCCTGAATCTGACGAAGATAGTTTTCCGCTCTCAGAGGAGGCTTCCCCAGGAGGAGAATTTTTGCCCGATTCAGATACCGATCGGGATAGTGAAGGTGCAACTTTTGTGATTCCTCCGAAACAGCAATCTCAAAAAAATTTAGCGCAGGAGCATTTTTCCGAGGAAGAAAATCAGGATTGGCAAATGTCTCCGGAAGCAGAATTTAACCCTGATTGGGACGAGGAAATTGAAGAACTTGAACCAGAATCATCTCACGATCGCGATTTTCAAGAAACTTTATTGATGGCATCTGGAGATTTAGAAGATGGTTTTGCCACTGATGAAGAAGATTATCACTACTTTAGTGAAGGAGATTCTGAACCTACCGAACCATTAGGAGTTAACAGTGCCTTTGTCGAAGAAGAAGACAATCTTGCCGATTATTCGTCACAAAATGGCTCCGCTGTCCGCGACGACTACGACATTGAGGAAAATTATAGTACCTACCGACAAAGTAACTCCCAAGACTTAAATTATTCAGACCTTGATGAAAAAGCCACAGCTTCAGACCTTCCCAATAGTACCGGGGATTTTTTAGAAGAATTTGAAGTATTTAATGACGATTTAGATAGTATTTCTGACTTTGATAGCGAAATTGGCGATCTAAATATTGATGGAGCAGAAGAAGACTTTGCACTTGATAGTGAAATCAAGCATTCCAAAGACCTCAGTGTAGAATCTAAAGATGAACCTAGGGTTAGTAGTAAAGAAGAAATGTTTAGCATTGGCGATACTGCTGCCAGCGTAACGACTAACTTTACTCCCCCACCCACGCCAGCGTCTTATGAAGCAAATGTTGAAGTCGAACAAGGTTCTTTAGCTGCTTTTGAAAATGCTCCTCTGAAGAAAAAAACCTGGCTCCAAGCTGGTGCGGCAGGTATTGTGAGCGCGATCGCCGTCGCTTTTGTCAGTTGGGCAGCTCAAAGTTTAGCCCCTGAAAATGCTGAAAGAGCCGCGATCGCTCATTTACGCCGCACTGGAATTTTGATGACTTTGGCGGCTGGAGGAGCTAGTTTCGGAACCACTTTATTTTTGGGTCGCCTAGCTACCAAACAAGTCCTACGCACCACCGAAGACTTACAAAATCAGTTTAATACTGTCTCTCAAGGTAATTTAAACGCCAAAGCTACAGTTTATTCTGAGGATGAGTTGGGTCAAATTGCTTCTGGCTTTAATCAAATGGCGCGGGTGATCCTGACGACGATGACTGAGGCTCAACGTAAAGCCGACGAGCAAGAACAAGCGAAAGAAGACCTGCAACGTCAAGTAATTCGTTTGCTCGACGATGTAGAAGGTGCAGCGCGAGGCGATCTGACTGTGCAAGCTGAAGTCACTGCTGATGTTTTGGGTGCGGTTGCTGATGCTTTTAACTTGACAATTCAAAACCTCCGCGAAATTGTGCGTCAGGTGACTCAGGTAGCACGGGAAGTTAATAAGGGTGCTAGTAATAGTGAGGCGTTTGCTCGCGGGCTTTCTAGCGATGCTTTGCGACAAGCTGAAGAGTTGGCGGTGACGCTGAATTCGGTGCAAATGATGACTGATTTAATTCAACGAGTTGCCGATAACGCCCGCGAAGCAGAAGAAGTCGCCCGCTCCGCTTCTAGTACCGCCAAAAAAGGCGGCGAAGCTGTAGAAAGAACCGTAGCAGGTATTCTGCAAATTCGCGAAACCGTAGCCGAAACAGCCAGGAAAGTCAAGCGTTTAGCAGAATCATCTCAAGAAATTGCCAAAATCGTCGCTGTAATTTCCGCGATCGCCTCGCGAACCAACCTATTAGCTCTGAACGCCTCCATTGAAGCAGCCAGAGCCGGAGAAGCAGGGAAAGGATTTGCGATCGTCGCCGATGAAGTTCGTCAGCTTGCAGACCGCTCCGCAAAAGCCCTCAAAGACATCGAAAAAATCGTCCTCCAAATTCAAGTCGAAACTGGTTCGGTGATGACAGCAATGGAAGAAGGTACTCAACAGGTAATTGACGGCACCAAACGCGCAGAACAAGCCAAACGAGCCCTCGATGATATCGTTCAGGTAAATAACCGTATTGACGCCTTAGTTCGTTCTATTACTGCCGATACCGTCGAACAAACTGAAACCTCTCGTGCAGTAGCCCAAGTAATGCAATCTGTCGAATTAACCGCTCAAGAAACCTCACAAGAAGCTCAACGAGTTTCCTCAGCATTGCAAAATCTCGCCTCAATGGCAAGAGATTTATTAGCAGGAGTCGAACGTTTCCGAGTTGAAGGAACCGAGGAAAAATAA
- a CDS encoding MlaE family lipid ABC transporter permease subunit: protein MTIGQGKKSISAWFERLIAAIFLGGQTILHLTQSKIHRRNTLEQMAVVGPDSVAIALITASFVGMVFTIQVAREFLYFGAGTAVGGVLALSLSRELAPVLTAVVIAGRVGSAFAAEIGTMRVTEQIDALYTLKTDPIDYLVIPRFLACCLMLPILTVLSLITGLTGGMLIAKFLYDIPYSVFLDSVRNFSSASDLLSAMFKSLIFGGLIATIGCNWGLTTTGGAKGVGESTTTAVVTSLLAIFISNFFLSWILFPGTGSALTGN from the coding sequence ATGACAATTGGACAGGGAAAAAAAAGTATTAGCGCTTGGTTCGAGCGTTTAATAGCAGCAATTTTCTTAGGAGGTCAAACCATCTTGCACCTCACCCAGAGTAAAATCCACCGACGCAATACCCTCGAACAAATGGCAGTCGTCGGTCCTGATTCAGTAGCGATCGCCCTAATTACTGCTAGTTTTGTCGGTATGGTATTCACCATCCAAGTAGCGCGAGAATTCCTGTATTTTGGCGCCGGAACTGCTGTTGGTGGGGTTTTAGCCCTTTCCTTAAGCCGCGAATTAGCACCCGTACTCACCGCAGTAGTCATTGCGGGGCGCGTTGGCTCCGCTTTTGCTGCCGAAATTGGTACGATGCGGGTAACAGAACAAATTGATGCTCTTTACACTCTGAAAACCGATCCCATTGATTACCTAGTCATTCCTCGTTTCTTAGCCTGTTGTTTGATGCTGCCAATTTTAACAGTTCTATCCTTAATTACTGGTTTGACAGGGGGAATGCTGATTGCTAAATTTCTGTACGATATTCCCTACTCCGTCTTTCTCGATTCAGTACGCAATTTTAGTAGCGCGAGTGACTTGCTCAGTGCAATGTTTAAATCGCTCATTTTTGGCGGTTTAATTGCCACAATTGGTTGCAACTGGGGTTTGACAACAACGGGCGGTGCTAAAGGTGTGGGGGAATCGACTACAACTGCTGTAGTTACGTCTTTACTGGCTATTTTTATTTCTAACTTCTTTTTATCTTGGATTTTGTTTCCCGGTACGGGAAGTGCTTTGACAGGTAATTGA
- a CDS encoding cation diffusion facilitator family transporter has protein sequence MLQDNRSAVRKILLITLGLNLLVMVLKAVVGLVTGSLSLQADALHSVTDSANNILGLIANRFASPHPDRRHPYGHQKFEAVGALGIAAFLGIACFEILQGAISRIFQGISPVAISVPELSILLLVLGINIFVAFYERRVGKQVNSPILLADAQHTMSDVWITITVLAGLIGIWQANTLNLPQLQWLDVVLAFPVALLVFRSGWKVLQENLPWLVDEMAIAPEAIYDLVMTVPGVVNCHEIASRGVLGRQVFIEMHAIVNAVDVESAHAITEEIENRLTERFSPVRILIHVEPPDYKSDRISFTSDAN, from the coding sequence GTGCTACAAGATAACCGTTCGGCAGTTCGGAAAATATTACTAATTACCCTGGGACTTAACCTGTTAGTAATGGTCTTGAAAGCAGTTGTGGGTTTAGTAACAGGTTCTTTAAGTTTACAAGCAGATGCCTTGCATAGTGTTACCGATAGTGCTAATAATATTTTGGGTTTAATTGCCAATCGCTTCGCTTCACCACACCCAGACAGACGACATCCTTATGGACATCAGAAATTTGAAGCAGTAGGAGCGTTAGGAATTGCCGCATTTTTAGGTATTGCTTGCTTTGAAATTTTGCAAGGTGCGATCTCCAGAATTTTTCAAGGTATTAGCCCGGTAGCAATCTCAGTTCCAGAATTATCTATCTTATTGCTAGTTTTAGGCATAAATATTTTTGTCGCTTTTTACGAGCGTAGAGTTGGTAAGCAAGTTAACAGTCCGATTTTACTTGCTGATGCCCAACATACCATGAGCGATGTTTGGATTACGATTACTGTTTTAGCAGGCTTAATCGGAATTTGGCAAGCAAATACTTTGAATTTGCCACAATTACAGTGGTTAGACGTAGTTTTAGCTTTTCCTGTGGCTTTGCTAGTATTTCGTAGCGGTTGGAAAGTGTTGCAAGAAAATTTACCTTGGTTAGTTGACGAAATGGCGATCGCTCCAGAAGCAATTTACGATCTGGTCATGACAGTACCTGGAGTAGTCAACTGTCACGAAATCGCCTCTCGCGGGGTTTTAGGTAGACAAGTCTTTATTGAAATGCACGCGATCGTTAATGCAGTTGATGTTGAAAGCGCTCATGCTATTACTGAAGAAATAGAAAATCGTCTCACTGAACGCTTTAGTCCTGTTAGGATTTTGATTCACGTCGAACCACCTGATTATAAATCCGATCGGATTAGTTTTACCTCAGATGCTAACTGA
- a CDS encoding class I SAM-dependent methyltransferase yields the protein MLLRKLEPELMDSPEEAAKYDAMDFEELNTAFAEKAISLAPISAKVLDVGTGTARIPILACQKRPEWQLIGIDLAQSMLNIGIDYVATAGLQSQISLAKIDAKNIPYNDQEFDLVMSNSLVHHLPDPLPFLREVKRVVKSKGAILFRDLLRPESEEKLEKMVAQIGKKYDEQQKKLFRDSLHAAFTLSEVEKLVKTAGLSNLKVYQSSDRHWTAEGDCS from the coding sequence ATGCTCTTACGAAAATTAGAACCAGAATTAATGGATTCTCCTGAAGAAGCAGCCAAATATGATGCAATGGATTTTGAGGAACTAAATACTGCTTTTGCTGAAAAAGCGATTTCTCTTGCGCCAATTTCTGCTAAAGTTTTGGATGTGGGGACTGGTACCGCACGGATTCCAATTTTAGCTTGTCAAAAACGCCCAGAATGGCAATTAATTGGCATCGATCTGGCACAATCAATGCTAAATATTGGCATTGATTATGTTGCCACTGCTGGCTTGCAATCTCAAATAAGTTTAGCCAAAATTGATGCTAAAAATATTCCTTACAACGACCAAGAATTCGATCTAGTTATGTCGAATAGTTTAGTTCATCATTTGCCCGATCCTTTGCCTTTTCTGCGAGAAGTTAAGCGCGTAGTTAAATCAAAGGGGGCAATTTTATTTCGGGATTTGTTACGTCCTGAAAGTGAAGAAAAGCTTGAAAAAATGGTAGCACAAATTGGTAAAAAATATGATGAACAGCAAAAAAAATTATTCCGAGATTCACTCCACGCTGCTTTTACTTTGTCTGAAGTTGAGAAATTAGTAAAAACTGCTGGTTTGTCAAATCTGAAAGTATATCAATCTTCGGATAGACATTGGACAGCAGAAGGTGATTGTAGCTAA